The Dyadobacter sp. 676 DNA window CACGCAAAAGAATCTTTACAAAGAACCGGGCGGGTTTGCATTTGCAGAACATACCTACTTTGCAATATTTAATTTCCCCTTCGAGAGCGGCAACCCGGAACTGGCACTTTCCGAACCTAATACAGCGGTGATTACCCGGCGGCTTGCGGAAAAGTATTTTGGGAATGATAATCCGATTAACAAAAGAATTCGGTTTGGCCGTAACATTTCCGTCCAAATCACTGGAATTCTGAAAGACCTGCCCTTAAACAGCCACCAGAAAACCGAAATTTTCGTGTCCTATAATACATTAGGGCAACAGAACAACTGGCTGGCCGGTGAGGACTCCTGGAACGGTATCAGCGACGCGATGAAGTGCTATGTCCGGCTACGTCCGCAGGTCGATCCGGGTATAGTTGAGCAAGCCTTGCAAAGTTATGCATCCAAATTCAGGCAGGATTCCAAAAGTGTCCATCATTACAAGCTTCAGCCCCTCTCGAAGTTTCATTTCGACGCAAGATATGGCGGGGAAATGGAGAAAAAGAACCTATGGATACTTACCCTAATCGGCATATTTCTGATTGCCACAGGCTGTGTAAACTTTATAAACCTGGCGACTGCACAGGCAGTCAAGCGGACAAAGGAAGTGGGGATCAGAAAAGCTATGGGAGGATCGCGTAGCCAGTTATTCGGACAATTCATTACGGAAACAGCACTCATGACGATCATCGCATTCGGTGTCGCTACGGGGTTGACAGTTATGCTTCTCCCGCAAGTAAGGAACTGGTTTGAAATACCTCTCAGCCTTAGTATGATCGTTAATCCCCAATTGGCGGGCTTTGCCTTATTGCTTGTCGTGCTGATAACGTTGATGGCAGGCTCGTACCCAGGTATAATTACCAGCGGGTTCCAGCCTATCATCGCGTTGAAAGGAAATACATCCCCTCAAAACATGCATGGTTTAGACATCCGGCGAGTCCTGATCATTACACAGATTCTACTAGTGCAGGTACTTATTATGTCAATGATGGTCGTCACCCGCCAAATGCAGTATATCCGAAAATCTGACCTTGGTTTTAATAGGGATGCCATTATAACGCTACCGATCGCCTCCGGCTATCAAAAAGCGAAGACTGTAAAAATTCAAATGGAACAAATTAATGGTGTCGAAAATGTAACACTATGCTACGCCCCGCCCGCCTCCGATGATCATAATTGGACCACCACTCCTTACTATAACAACGACCCTGTCGGGGAACCATTCCAGGTATCCGTTAAAGCTGCCGACGCCGATTTTATCCAGACTTTTGGGCTGATGTTGTTAGCAGGTCGAAACATGTCGATGTCCGACTCAATACAGGAATTTATTGTCAATGAGGCATTCGTAAAGAAATTAAATCTTGCCTCCCCTGAAAAAGTGCTGGGAAAAACACTGGACATCAATGAAAACAAAGGGTTAATCGTAGGAGTTATCCGGGACTTCCACGACTTGTCTTTTCACAATGACATTAACCCTGTCGCCATATTCGCTGCGCCAGACCTGTATATGGCTTATGCTATAAAAGCCAAGACACAGGATTTGGAAGGAATATTAAATTCACTTGAAAGAATTTGGCGTACGAACCACCCGGAGAGCTTGTTTGAGTATGCGTTTTTGGATGATGATTTGGCCGGCTTTTACAAAACGGAAATGCTTATGCTCAAACTTGTCCTGGTCTTTGCCGCATTGGCTACAGTGCTCGGTTGCTTGGGTCTTTATGGCCTGATATCATTTATGACTGCCCGAAAAAAACAGGAGATAGGGATCCGTAAAGTTTTAGGAAGCACAGTCGGGCAAATCGTCTGGATT harbors:
- a CDS encoding ABC transporter permease; amino-acid sequence: MVAVRSLLQNKLYAALNVFGLSLGITCALIIYMVVSYHLSFDNFHSNAANIYRIVTERHGDIITYEPGVPAPLGKAFRRDYDFAELVARTATFEDAQVTVENGTQKNLYKEPGGFAFAEHTYFAIFNFPFESGNPELALSEPNTAVITRRLAEKYFGNDNPINKRIRFGRNISVQITGILKDLPLNSHQKTEIFVSYNTLGQQNNWLAGEDSWNGISDAMKCYVRLRPQVDPGIVEQALQSYASKFRQDSKSVHHYKLQPLSKFHFDARYGGEMEKKNLWILTLIGIFLIATGCVNFINLATAQAVKRTKEVGIRKAMGGSRSQLFGQFITETALMTIIAFGVATGLTVMLLPQVRNWFEIPLSLSMIVNPQLAGFALLLVVLITLMAGSYPGIITSGFQPIIALKGNTSPQNMHGLDIRRVLIITQILLVQVLIMSMMVVTRQMQYIRKSDLGFNRDAIITLPIASGYQKAKTVKIQMEQINGVENVTLCYAPPASDDHNWTTTPYYNNDPVGEPFQVSVKAADADFIQTFGLMLLAGRNMSMSDSIQEFIVNEAFVKKLNLASPEKVLGKTLDINENKGLIVGVIRDFHDLSFHNDINPVAIFAAPDLYMAYAIKAKTQDLEGILNSLERIWRTNHPESLFEYAFLDDDLAGFYKTEMLMLKLVLVFAALATVLGCLGLYGLISFMTARKKQEIGIRKVLGSTVGQIVWIFGKELVHLIVAAFLIAAPVVWWAMQKWLNGFKFKIELGPGVFIWGLLITLVAAFLTTSHQAVRAALQNPVDSLQNR